One Deltaproteobacteria bacterium genomic region harbors:
- a CDS encoding DNA polymerase II translates to MAERGFILTPTYRVVGGRPEVHLYGVLEGGEPALIVDDRQAPYFFIRAADAGPAAGLAGGARIVPADLVTFAGEPVARIEIARPADVPPLRARLGDAGIECFEADLRFAYRYLIDRGVKGGFRVEGPFERRSGVGRVYRNPRLEPADFAPRLRVLSLDIETSLDASRLYSIALAGAGGERVLLIGRSPVAGADVFPDERALLAEFLAHVRRVDPDVLTGWNVCEFDLAVLLRRCRRYGLRCALGRTEDEVEIRRDQNFTREPRAILCGRQVLDGLALMRSAFLRLEDYRLETAAQALLGRGKLFGPEDRGADIEKAYREDPARLAAYNLEDARLVLAILEKTALVELAVKRSLLTGMQVDRVGASIASVDSLYLGELRARGRVAPSVRAAAEGDDAGIVGGLVLDSVPGLYRNILVFDFKSLYPSLIRTFNIDPLTFVADGAAAGALRTPGGAAFRRDEAGILPGLVARLAEERARARGAGDGVAAQAIKILMNSLFGVLGSPASRLFSPAVANAITTAGQHVIRLAAAAVAERGQRVIYGDTDSLFVDAGEPDTARAAARAEELRDGIGRDVAAALTRDFGCTSHLELEFEKVYARFFMPEIRGGAMGSKKRYAGLVVGPAGETLEIVGLEAVRRDWSEVARRFQRALLDLVFHDRPVAEFIRTFVADLRAGRFDAELAYRKAIRKPLAEYTKTTPPHVKAARKQTGATGRIVTYLVTRAGPETVGETTAPPDYDHYVAQQLRPIADAILRFLGGPDFDAIVGARRQLSLFS, encoded by the coding sequence GTGGCCGAGCGCGGCTTCATCCTGACGCCCACCTACCGCGTCGTCGGCGGCCGTCCCGAGGTCCACCTGTACGGCGTCCTCGAGGGCGGCGAGCCGGCGCTGATCGTCGACGACCGCCAGGCGCCCTACTTCTTCATTCGCGCGGCCGACGCGGGCCCGGCGGCGGGCCTCGCGGGAGGCGCGCGCATCGTTCCAGCCGACCTCGTCACCTTCGCCGGGGAGCCCGTGGCGCGCATCGAGATCGCGCGGCCGGCCGACGTGCCGCCGCTGCGCGCCCGTCTCGGCGACGCCGGCATCGAGTGCTTCGAGGCCGACCTGCGCTTCGCCTACCGCTACCTGATCGACCGCGGCGTGAAGGGTGGATTCCGGGTCGAGGGGCCGTTCGAGCGCCGCTCCGGCGTGGGGCGCGTCTACCGCAACCCCCGGCTCGAGCCCGCCGACTTCGCCCCGCGCCTGCGGGTGCTCTCCCTCGACATCGAGACGAGCCTCGACGCGAGCCGGCTCTACTCGATCGCGCTCGCGGGCGCGGGCGGCGAGCGCGTGCTGCTGATCGGGCGATCACCGGTCGCGGGAGCCGACGTCTTCCCCGACGAGCGCGCCCTCCTCGCCGAGTTCCTCGCCCACGTCCGCCGCGTCGACCCCGATGTGCTGACGGGATGGAACGTGTGCGAGTTCGACCTGGCGGTGCTCCTGCGGCGCTGCCGGCGCTACGGGCTCCGCTGCGCGCTCGGCCGCACCGAGGACGAGGTCGAGATCCGCCGCGACCAGAACTTCACGCGCGAGCCGCGCGCCATCCTGTGCGGGCGCCAGGTGCTCGACGGGCTGGCGCTCATGCGGAGCGCCTTCCTGCGTCTCGAGGACTATCGCCTGGAGACCGCCGCGCAGGCGCTGCTCGGCCGGGGCAAGCTCTTCGGGCCCGAGGACCGCGGCGCCGACATCGAGAAGGCGTACCGCGAGGACCCGGCGCGTCTCGCCGCCTACAACCTCGAGGACGCGCGCCTCGTGCTCGCCATCCTGGAGAAGACGGCGCTCGTCGAGCTGGCCGTCAAGCGGAGCCTCCTGACCGGCATGCAGGTCGACCGCGTGGGGGCGTCGATCGCCTCGGTCGACTCGCTCTACCTCGGCGAGCTGAGAGCGCGCGGGCGGGTGGCCCCGTCGGTGCGGGCCGCGGCGGAGGGAGACGACGCCGGCATCGTCGGCGGGCTCGTCCTCGACTCGGTGCCGGGCCTCTATCGCAACATCCTCGTCTTCGACTTCAAGAGCCTCTACCCGAGCCTCATCCGGACCTTCAACATCGACCCGCTCACGTTCGTCGCCGACGGTGCCGCCGCGGGCGCGCTCCGCACCCCGGGCGGGGCCGCCTTCCGGCGCGACGAGGCCGGCATCCTGCCGGGGCTCGTCGCGCGCCTGGCCGAGGAGCGGGCGCGCGCGCGCGGCGCCGGCGACGGGGTGGCGGCGCAGGCGATCAAGATCCTCATGAACTCGCTCTTCGGCGTGCTCGGCTCGCCCGCGTCGCGGCTCTTCTCGCCGGCGGTGGCGAACGCCATCACGACGGCCGGCCAGCACGTCATCCGGCTCGCCGCCGCGGCCGTCGCCGAGCGCGGCCAGCGCGTGATCTACGGCGACACCGACTCGCTCTTCGTCGACGCCGGAGAGCCGGACACCGCGCGCGCGGCGGCGCGGGCCGAGGAGCTGCGCGACGGGATCGGCCGGGACGTCGCCGCGGCGCTGACGCGCGACTTCGGCTGCACGAGCCACCTCGAGCTGGAGTTCGAGAAGGTCTACGCCCGCTTCTTCATGCCCGAGATCCGCGGCGGCGCCATGGGCAGCAAGAAGCGCTACGCGGGGCTCGTGGTCGGGCCCGCGGGCGAGACGCTCGAGATCGTCGGGCTCGAGGCCGTGCGGCGCGACTGGAGCGAAGTGGCGCGCCGCTTCCAGCGCGCGCTCCTCGACCTCGTCTTCCACGACCGTCCCGTCGCGGAGTTCATCCGCACCTTCGTCGCGGACCTGCGCGCCGGCCGCTTCGACGCCGAGCTCGCCTACCGGAAGGCGATCCGCAAGCCGCTCGCCGAGTACACGAAGACGACGCCGCCGCACGTGAAGGCGGCGCGCAAGCAGACGGGCGCGACGGGCCGCATCGTCACCTATCTCGTGACGCGCGCCGGGCCCGAGACGGTGGGCGAGACGACCGCACCGCCGGACTACGACCACTACGTCGCCCAGCAGCTCCGGCCGATCGCCGACGCGATCCTGCGCTTCCTCGGCGGCCCGGACTTCGATGCCATCGTCGGCGCGCGCCGCCAGCTCTCGCTGTTCTCGTAG
- a CDS encoding amidase: MVDPALVRLSLAEAAALIQRREVSPVELLDAVLARIAAVDPRLNAFTTLVPVDEARAAARAAEHEIAAGRYRGPLHGIPAGVKDLIDTAGLRTTYGSGMFRDHVPAADGAVPERLRAAGAIIVGKTATHEFGRGVTTNNYFFGPTRNPWNLDHVPGGSSGGAAAATAALLGPLHVGTDGGGSIRVPAAFCGVVGLKPTLGLISNRGHTGGGDSSFSVPGPLARTVRDAAIVAQALAGFDPAYAYSRPGPVPDLLEDLEAGVDGLCLGTSPDVFRPHPAPAVRTTIEATLGRLRALGARVVEVPMPHHELVLPVVMAMFAIEGEVALEARLGDRPRRLSPQVARMREMTPVLDAAGWVSAQRERQLVCRDYAAAFAEVDALVLPAVPFTAPRIETDDETRLAGFCAAYTGAANLTGLPAVALPAGTSGGLPLGVQIVAAAGRDGLALRIARALEKTAAEHRVHPPPDGG; the protein is encoded by the coding sequence GTGGTCGATCCCGCGCTCGTCCGTCTGTCGCTCGCCGAGGCCGCCGCTCTCATACAGCGGCGGGAGGTCTCTCCCGTGGAGCTGCTGGACGCGGTGCTCGCGCGCATCGCGGCGGTCGACCCGCGGCTGAACGCCTTCACCACGCTCGTCCCGGTCGACGAGGCGCGCGCCGCGGCGCGCGCCGCCGAGCACGAGATCGCCGCCGGCCGGTATCGCGGCCCGCTGCACGGCATTCCCGCCGGCGTGAAGGACCTGATCGACACGGCGGGGCTCCGCACGACCTACGGGTCGGGCATGTTCCGCGATCACGTGCCGGCGGCCGACGGCGCCGTCCCCGAGCGCCTGCGCGCCGCAGGCGCGATCATCGTCGGGAAGACGGCGACGCACGAATTCGGCCGCGGGGTCACGACCAACAACTACTTCTTCGGCCCGACGCGCAACCCGTGGAACCTCGACCACGTCCCGGGTGGGTCGAGCGGCGGCGCAGCCGCCGCGACGGCGGCGCTGCTCGGACCGCTGCACGTGGGGACCGACGGCGGAGGGTCCATCCGCGTCCCCGCCGCGTTCTGCGGCGTCGTCGGCCTCAAGCCGACGCTCGGCCTGATCAGCAACCGCGGCCACACGGGGGGCGGCGACTCCTCCTTCTCGGTGCCGGGGCCGCTCGCGCGGACCGTCCGTGACGCGGCCATCGTGGCGCAGGCGCTGGCGGGCTTCGACCCGGCCTACGCCTACTCGCGGCCCGGCCCGGTGCCGGACCTCCTCGAGGACCTCGAGGCCGGCGTCGACGGCCTCTGCCTCGGCACGAGCCCGGACGTCTTCCGCCCGCACCCGGCGCCCGCGGTCCGCACCACCATCGAGGCGACGCTCGGGAGGCTCCGAGCCCTCGGCGCGCGCGTCGTCGAGGTGCCGATGCCACACCACGAGCTCGTGCTGCCGGTCGTGATGGCGATGTTCGCCATCGAAGGCGAGGTGGCGCTCGAGGCGCGGCTCGGCGACCGGCCGCGGCGCCTGAGCCCGCAGGTCGCCCGCATGCGCGAGATGACACCCGTGCTCGACGCCGCGGGCTGGGTGTCCGCGCAGCGCGAGCGGCAGCTCGTCTGCCGCGATTATGCCGCGGCGTTCGCCGAGGTCGATGCGCTGGTGCTGCCGGCCGTCCCGTTCACGGCGCCGCGCATCGAGACGGACGACGAGACGCGGCTTGCCGGCTTCTGCGCGGCGTATACCGGCGCCGCGAACCTGACCGGCCTGCCGGCGGTCGCGCTCCCGGCGGGCACGAGCGGGGGCCTGCCGCTCGGCGTGCAGATCGTCGCGGCGGCCGGCCGCGACGGGCTCGCGCTGCGCATCGCGCGCGCGCTCGAAAAAACGGCGGCGGAGCACCGGGTGCATCCGCCGCCGGATGGGGGATGA
- a CDS encoding NAD(P)/FAD-dependent oxidoreductase — translation MERRELEADAVVVGSALGGLVAGAILARRGKRVVVLEHADTVGGRGGSVPHDGYWIDFGHRDGHDVGDCQVAWHHGVEAAREAGVEVTLRRVTAPLRVHHLPDGGVTTGGDWSAAGLAAMACAALSPGADSVEELRALVGRLAAAEPDEVARAIPETLGAWLGAHTRSAEVRQAILLMAAVVFHSHPEEASAGRFMQFLQRRAAGGAFIPDDGEVGGMQGLIEPWARALRTHGGEIALGWKPVEIVVDGGRVRGAVAVDRANLVREVRAPVAISTYPVWENFDLIDERLFPPDLAAAAWRLKAHRADLVGWQAGLRRLPAVRVTGHPDDHAGWNRLLAGPERVYRGGYQITSLTSRHAAPAGRHLLSLVMARFFRGGSTAGQPWTAARAALDEAIAYLRRFYADLDACLEWSAYQYVTAPQSMSWAWAPVVRHGLEVPGIDGLYLASSTLEAPAAVLDIGAYAGLAAARRALARLG, via the coding sequence ATGGAGCGGCGCGAGCTCGAGGCCGATGCGGTGGTCGTCGGGTCGGCGCTGGGCGGCCTCGTCGCGGGCGCCATCCTGGCCCGCCGCGGGAAGCGCGTCGTCGTCCTCGAGCACGCCGACACGGTCGGCGGACGCGGCGGCAGCGTCCCGCACGACGGCTACTGGATCGACTTCGGCCACCGCGACGGGCACGACGTGGGCGACTGCCAGGTCGCCTGGCACCACGGCGTCGAGGCGGCGCGCGAGGCCGGCGTCGAGGTCACGCTCCGTCGCGTGACGGCGCCGCTGCGCGTCCACCACCTGCCCGACGGCGGCGTCACCACGGGCGGCGACTGGAGCGCCGCCGGGCTCGCGGCCATGGCGTGTGCCGCCCTCTCCCCGGGCGCGGATAGCGTGGAGGAGCTCCGGGCGCTCGTCGGCCGTCTCGCCGCCGCCGAGCCGGACGAGGTGGCGCGCGCGATCCCGGAGACGCTCGGCGCCTGGCTCGGCGCGCACACGCGGAGCGCGGAGGTGCGGCAGGCGATCCTCCTCATGGCCGCGGTCGTCTTCCACAGCCATCCCGAGGAGGCGTCGGCCGGCCGCTTCATGCAGTTCCTCCAGCGCCGGGCGGCGGGCGGCGCCTTCATCCCCGACGACGGCGAGGTGGGCGGCATGCAGGGGCTGATCGAGCCGTGGGCGCGTGCCCTCCGGACCCACGGCGGCGAGATCGCGCTCGGCTGGAAGCCGGTCGAGATCGTCGTCGACGGCGGCCGCGTGCGCGGCGCGGTGGCGGTCGACCGCGCGAACCTGGTGCGCGAGGTGCGGGCGCCGGTCGCGATCAGCACCTACCCGGTGTGGGAGAACTTCGACCTGATCGACGAGCGGCTCTTTCCACCCGACCTCGCCGCCGCCGCGTGGCGGCTGAAGGCGCATCGCGCCGACCTCGTCGGCTGGCAGGCCGGTCTCCGGCGGCTGCCGGCCGTGCGCGTCACCGGGCACCCCGATGACCATGCCGGCTGGAACCGCCTGCTGGCGGGGCCCGAGCGGGTGTACCGCGGCGGCTACCAGATCACCTCGCTCACCAGCCGGCACGCCGCCCCGGCCGGCCGGCACCTCCTCTCCCTCGTCATGGCGCGCTTCTTCCGCGGCGGCTCGACCGCCGGCCAGCCGTGGACGGCAGCGCGCGCGGCGCTCGATGAGGCGATCGCCTACCTCCGCCGCTTCTACGCCGACCTCGACGCGTGCCTCGAGTGGAGCGCCTACCAGTACGTCACGGCGCCGCAGTCGATGAGCTGGGCGTGGGCGCCGGTCGTCCGGCACGGGCTCGAGGTCCCGGGCATCGACGGGCTCTATCTCGCGTCGTCCACGCTCGAGGCGCCCGCTGCCGTCCTCGACATCGGGGCCTATGCCGGCCTCGCGGCGGCCCGCCGGGCGCTCGCGCGCCTCGGCTGA